A genomic region of Miscanthus floridulus cultivar M001 chromosome 3, ASM1932011v1, whole genome shotgun sequence contains the following coding sequences:
- the LOC136541607 gene encoding ricin-like, with protein sequence MKGGTQPIIILMVSLVVVPGLCVASSAAALLPALASENVVDAAAALKVKAEYIIKVNFSTSSATPDKYKSFIASVRAGLVSTAEANNGSGIPVLVSEDDPLALEASLNVTLVNKAGRSVSLKMDVSRAYFVGYEAGDFSCLLKRSGSGRTLSSVTCYRNLYPWGGPPTVTVDDDPAAVAAWRAEDLDQAISSLFLFPTGNATKEDLSRGLAACDVMIASAATFPYVERRMSAGMWDGNGVSNDGSLRGLQESWPELSAAVQESYQGAFAAPVGVERSNGEWMQVDNVRRAVPLVSFLENAGCKKTTTREAVGQRLPLLIRSVVQEPYEDDMQLGGAAACGQAEPTVRLVGPEGRCVDVPYGYYYNGKQVQLWSCKSNGDVNQLWTLKRDGTIRSNGKCLASSGDAAGARVVIDDCPRVPTGRVVWEMRVDGTVALKRSRSLVLAVTSSTLFAGLTVRRDDRGTGQSWTPTNDTAPLDAAIVGFRDLCLQADYAGAVSVAACSGNGVQWSLYPDGSIRPPAWLLLQWQCLAADGASGRVRVKYCDWAGSACERWVFRNDGTIFNTGTGMVLDVVRPSKSKGATASSGQVVVSKPATGSPTPTQKWALIL encoded by the coding sequence ATGAAAGGAGGGACGCAACCAATCATCATCCTGATGGTGAGCCTGGTAGTAGTACCAGGGCTCTGTGTCGCTTCTTCGGCAGCTGCTCTGCTACCGGCACTAGCATCTGAAAACGTCGTCGATGCAGCAGCAGCTCTGAAAGTGAAAGCAGAGTACATAATAAAAGTGAATTTCAGCACCTCGTCGGCGACCCCCGACAAGTACAAGAGCTTCATCGCCTCTGTTCGTGCTGGCCTGGTGAGCACAGCAGAGGCCAACAACGGCAGCGGGATCCCTGTGCTGGTCAGCGAAGACGATCCGCTCGCGCTTGAAGCGTCCCTAAACGTCACTCTGGTGAACAAGGCAGGGCGTTCCGTGAGCTTGAAGATGGACGTCTCCAGAGCCTACTTCGTGGGTTACGAAGCAGGGGACTTTTCGTGCCTCCTCAAGAGATCAGGTTCAGGCCGCACATTGTCATCGGTAACCTGTTACCGGAACTTGTATCCATGGGGAGGTCCTCCGACCGTCACCGTCGACGACGACCCTGCGGCAGTCGCGGCATGGCGAGCTGAAGATCTCGACCAGGCTATCTCGTCGCTGTTCCTGTTCCCGACAGGCAACGCGACGAAAGAGGACCTGAGCCGGGGCCTCGCCGCCTGCGACGTGATGATCGCGAGCGCGGCGACGTTCCCGTACGTCGAGCGGCGGATGAGCGCCGGCATGTGGGACGGCAACGGCGTGTCCAACGACGGGAGCCTTCGCGGGCTTCAGGAGAGCTGGCCGGAGCTCTCCGCCGCCGTCCAGGAGTCCTACCAGGGCGCCTTCGCCGCTCCGGTGGGTGTTGAGCGGAGCAACGGGGAGTGGATGCAGGTGGACAACGTGCGTCGAGCCGTGCCCCTGGTCTCCTTCCTGGAGAACGCAGGCTGCAAGAAGACGACGACGCGGGAGGCGGTGGGCCAGCGGCTTCCCTTGCTCATAAGGTCCGTCGTGCAAGAGCCGTATGAGGACGACATGCAGCtgggcggcgcggcggcgtgcGGCCAGGCCGAGCCGACGGTGCGCCTCGTCGGCCCGGAAGGGAGGTGCGTGGACGTGCCCTACGGCTACTACTACAACGGCAAGCAGGTGCAGCTGTGGAGCTGCAAGTCCAACGGCGACGTGAACCAGCTCTGGACGCTGAAGCGGGACGGCACCATCCGGTCCAACGGCAAGTGCCTGGCCAGCAGCGGCGACGCGGCGGGCGCCCGCGTGGTGATCGACGACTGCCCGCGCGTCCCGACGGGCCGCGTCGTCTGGGAAATGCGCGTGGACGGCACCGTCGCGCTCAAGAGGTCCCGCAGCCTGGTGCTGGCCGTCACCTCGTCGACGCTCTTCGCGGGGCTCACGGTGCGACGGGACGACCGCGGGACGGGGCAGTCGTGGACGCCGACCAACGACACCGCGCCCCTGGACGCCGCCATCGTCGGGTTCCGCGACCTCTGCCTGCAGGCGGACTACGCCGGGGCGGTGTCCGTCGCCGCCTGCAGCGGCAACGGCGTGCAGTGGTCGCTCTACCCCGACGGCTCCATCCGCCCGCCCGCGTGGCTGCTCCTTCAGTGGCAGTGCCTGGCTGCTGATGGCGCCAGCGGGCGTGTGAGGGTGAAGTACTGCGACTGGGCTGGATCGGCTTGCGAGCGCTGGGTGTTCCGCAACGACGGCACCATCTTCAACACCGGCACCGGGATGGTCTTGGACGTCGTCAGGCCATCGAAGTCGAAGGGTGCTACTGCTAGTAGCGGCCAGGTCGTCGTGTCGAAGCCCGCCACTGGGAGTCCCACTCCCACCCAGAAGTGGGCGCTCATACTGTGA